TTGACTTGAAGGAACAGAAATGGCTCTGGCTCAAAGGCAGTTGGAAGACGCCGCTGTTTGGCAGCGGTTTTACGCTGCAAGAGAGTCATCCCGCAACCTGCATCAAATGGGGGGAAGCCGTCCGTTACTGCGATTGGTTGACCGAGATGTTGCGCAAAACGGGTCAGTTGCCGCCCAAGCTGGTATGCCGGTTGCCCACCGAGGCCGAATGGGAGTATGCCTGCCGGGGAAACAAACCACGCGCCGACTTCTGGTGGCGTGAGGGCGAGGTCGCCGAGATGAATGTGGCCGGGCGGGAAAGCGTGTGGAAATACGAAGATTGGAATGACCGCTATCCCTGGCTGGCGACCGCGGATGCGGGGGATCGTCGCCGTCAGAATGGCTTTCTGTTGGTGGATATGCTGGGCAATGTGCGGGAATGGTGCCTGGACTCATTCGATAAAAAAGGTGCGCATCCCACGCTCTATACCAGCAACGGCTCGGAACGGGTGGTGCGTGGCGGTTCCTTCGCCGATCCCCGCGCGGATGCGCGTTGCGCCAGCCGGTTTGGAGAAGGCACCGATATTGCCGATTCGCGCATTGGCTTCCGCGTCTGCATTGGTTTGCCGGCGCAGTAATGGTTGATTTTGGCCGGCGCACGGGATACCTTGGCCGCATGAAAGCACGCACATACACTCTGGTCCTTGGCATCGGCCTGGCAGGTTACGGCCTCTGGGCGGCGGAATTACGGTTGGGCATGATCGGGCTCGACACCTCCCATTGTACCGCCTTTACCAGGCTCATTAATGATCCAAAAGACAAGGATCATGTGGCGGGGGGAAAGGTCACCGTCGCCTATAAATGTTTCAGCCCGGATATCGAAAGCAGCGCCAATCGCGTTGAGGGGTATGCCAAACAGCTTCAGGAACAATATCAGGTCAAACTGGTCGGCAGCATCGCCGAATTGCTTCAGGAAGTGGATGGCGTCCTGATTGAAAGTGTGGATGGCCGCCCGCACTTGGAACAAGCCCGGCCAGTGATCCTGGCCAAAAAGCCGCTCTTCATTGACAAGCCGGTCGCCGGCTCGCTCGACGATGCCATTGCCATCTATAAGCTGGCCAAAGAACATGGCACCCCCGTGTTTTCCTCCTCGGCCTATCGGTACTATGACAGCCTGGTCGCGCTTGCCAAAACCAATGTGGGCGTCATCCGCAGCGTGATTTCGTATGGTCCCTGCTCCCTGGAGCCGCATCATCCCGATTTGTTCTGGTACGGCATCCACGCCAGTGAAGCGCTGTTCACGGTGATGGGTCCCGGTTGTGAAAGTGTCGTGCGCACCTCCACCCCGGATACCGAGGTGGTTACCGGCCTTTGGAAAGACGGACGCACCGGCGTCCTCATGGGATTGCGTAACGGCCCCACCCCGCACAAGGTGATCATCTTCGGCAGCAAAGCGGTGGCGGAACAACAAGGCAGCGGCACCTATGCGCCCCTGGTGCGTGAAATCATGAAATTCATGCAAACCGGTGTCGCCCCGGTGTCGCCCGCGGAAACGCTGGAATTATTTGGGTTCATGGCGGCGGCGGATGAGAGCAAACGGCAGGGCGGGGCACCGGTGAAAATCAAGCCGGTTGCAAACCCATAAGAATGCAGGTTCGCAGGTTCCGTAAACAGACGGCAACCAATAGCAGGCGAAATGCCAACTATTTGCGTGGCGCAAACAGCGCCGAAAAAGGTGCATGAAAGTCAGCTTTTTAGAGAATAGTAAGACAACAACCACTTATTGCCTTGCTGCTCTGTGTTTGGTGGCTGCATTTGGTTGTACTCCAACTGATCCCATTGACCAGGTAGTAAAGATGGAATCGAAAAATCCGGGTTTCAGGCGAGGTATGTATTTCAGGGGATTCCGTACCACTAATCAACTATCTCTAGAGGTTGTGGCTGCAAAAGCGGTTGGAGCGTCGTTGACAAACATTGTCCTGTTGGAAAAGA
This DNA window, taken from Verrucomicrobiota bacterium, encodes the following:
- a CDS encoding Gfo/Idh/MocA family oxidoreductase, yielding MKARTYTLVLGIGLAGYGLWAAELRLGMIGLDTSHCTAFTRLINDPKDKDHVAGGKVTVAYKCFSPDIESSANRVEGYAKQLQEQYQVKLVGSIAELLQEVDGVLIESVDGRPHLEQARPVILAKKPLFIDKPVAGSLDDAIAIYKLAKEHGTPVFSSSAYRYYDSLVALAKTNVGVIRSVISYGPCSLEPHHPDLFWYGIHASEALFTVMGPGCESVVRTSTPDTEVVTGLWKDGRTGVLMGLRNGPTPHKVIIFGSKAVAEQQGSGTYAPLVREIMKFMQTGVAPVSPAETLELFGFMAAADESKRQGGAPVKIKPVANP